The Aminiphilus circumscriptus DSM 16581 genome contains a region encoding:
- the dnaJ gene encoding molecular chaperone DnaJ produces the protein MPGPVQTKDYYKILDVPREASTEDIKKAYRKFVRKFHPDANPGNREAEERFKEINEAYEVLSDPQKRAQYDQFGFVGDIPQGGSPFDGTSPFGDIFGDIFDSFFGGGGRRGRSSTAPRRGSDLEMELECTLEEAFSGAVREVSIPRWEGCKRCGGSGAEPGTSPETCPACGGRGQVEHVQRTPFGQFSSVTPCARCAGKGKIISSPCKSCSGSGVLRQSHRLDVRIPPGADTGLRLRITGEGEAGVNGGPPGDLYLLIRVREHPRFERDGDRLHTKVSVLFPQAALGCEIPIETLDGEEVLDIPPGSQPGETFRLRGKGMPRLRGKGRGDLVVHLSVEVPRDLTDRQRALLQALAQEMDVSVKENESFLDKLKSFFG, from the coding sequence ATGCCGGGGCCTGTACAGACCAAGGATTACTACAAGATATTGGACGTGCCCCGGGAGGCGAGTACTGAGGACATCAAAAAGGCCTACCGCAAGTTCGTCCGCAAGTTTCACCCCGATGCGAACCCTGGAAATCGGGAGGCGGAGGAGCGATTCAAGGAAATCAACGAGGCCTATGAGGTCCTGAGCGACCCCCAGAAGCGGGCTCAGTACGATCAGTTCGGTTTTGTGGGCGACATTCCCCAGGGTGGTAGTCCCTTCGACGGAACGAGCCCCTTCGGTGACATCTTTGGAGATATCTTCGACAGCTTCTTCGGTGGTGGAGGGCGGCGGGGCCGCTCCTCCACCGCTCCCCGGAGAGGTTCCGATCTGGAGATGGAATTGGAATGCACGCTGGAGGAAGCCTTTTCCGGTGCGGTCAGAGAGGTGTCGATTCCCCGGTGGGAGGGATGCAAACGGTGCGGAGGAAGTGGTGCGGAGCCGGGAACTTCCCCAGAGACGTGTCCCGCCTGCGGAGGACGGGGCCAGGTGGAGCACGTCCAGAGAACCCCCTTCGGGCAATTCTCGTCCGTGACACCTTGCGCCCGGTGTGCAGGAAAGGGGAAAATCATTTCGTCACCGTGCAAATCCTGTAGCGGCAGCGGCGTGCTCCGGCAGTCCCACCGGCTGGATGTGCGCATTCCTCCCGGGGCGGATACGGGACTCAGGCTTCGTATTACTGGAGAGGGAGAGGCGGGAGTCAACGGTGGACCTCCCGGAGACCTTTACCTTCTGATACGTGTGCGGGAACACCCCCGCTTCGAACGCGACGGGGACAGGCTGCACACCAAGGTTTCCGTCCTGTTTCCCCAGGCCGCCCTAGGGTGCGAAATTCCCATCGAGACCCTCGACGGTGAGGAAGTGCTCGACATTCCGCCGGGAAGTCAGCCCGGAGAGACCTTCCGGCTGCGCGGCAAGGGAATGCCGAGGCTGCGCGGCAAGGGACGAGGCGATCTTGTCGTTCATCTCTCGGTGGAAGTTCCTCGGGATTTGACGGATCGTCAGCGAGCGCTCCTCCAGGCGCTTGCCCAGGAAATGGATGTCTCTGTCAAGGAAAATGAAAGCTTCCTCGACAAACTGAAATCTTTTTTTGGATAG
- a CDS encoding RsmE family RNA methyltransferase, with protein MSLPRLRLETSLRTPEGRWILDADEVHHLVRVRRCVVGDRVEGLLPGWRVILSLEKNQERWEGVECERIPSPETSLHLLLLAGILKEDAWNALLRNAVEVGVAQILPLRCERSVPKGAVLSAPRRMERWQRILLEATKQCGASSPPHLFSPLEVEEIDPVTLPPECYAAILDGGARPLGSVQCGPDVAFAVGPEGDFSPREKERFREMGFVPVSLGPRILRAPTAVTVGCSWFSLTREGLCRTDDALSL; from the coding sequence GTGTCGCTGCCGCGCCTTCGACTCGAAACGAGTCTGCGAACGCCTGAAGGGCGGTGGATTCTCGATGCCGATGAAGTACACCATCTCGTTCGGGTTCGCCGGTGTGTCGTCGGTGACAGGGTGGAGGGGCTGCTTCCGGGATGGCGGGTGATTCTTTCCCTTGAGAAGAACCAGGAGCGATGGGAAGGTGTCGAATGCGAGCGGATTCCCTCTCCGGAAACCTCGCTCCATCTTCTCCTCCTTGCGGGAATCCTCAAGGAGGATGCCTGGAACGCGCTTCTTCGGAACGCCGTCGAGGTGGGCGTGGCACAGATCCTGCCTCTTCGCTGCGAACGGAGTGTTCCCAAGGGCGCGGTACTTTCCGCGCCGCGACGGATGGAGCGGTGGCAGCGAATTCTCCTTGAGGCTACTAAGCAGTGCGGTGCATCGTCACCGCCCCACCTCTTCTCTCCTTTGGAGGTCGAGGAAATCGACCCGGTCACGCTTCCTCCCGAATGCTACGCGGCGATTCTCGACGGAGGTGCCCGCCCCCTGGGGAGTGTGCAGTGCGGCCCGGACGTCGCTTTTGCGGTGGGCCCCGAGGGCGATTTCTCCCCGCGAGAAAAGGAGCGTTTCAGGGAAATGGGTTTTGTGCCTGTTTCGCTCGGTCCGAGGATTTTGCGTGCTCCTACGGCGGTGACCGTGGGGTGTTCCTGGTTTTCTCTGACGAGAGAGGGGCTGTGTCGGACCGATGATGCCCTGTCTCTCTGA
- a CDS encoding 50S ribosomal protein L11 methyltransferase yields MSMTGGDGFWWYVILEGKDGDEDVLASLAELSGSIGAEQQQGAERIRLRAYFRNSHDLGFWLGRLGEALEPWPNISIVDMGKIENRQWHTAWKDAFPPLDVGRSFVVLAPWHRGKEPVGRIPLYIYPGSAFGTGYHESTQIMLELLESHAFPGMTAVDIGSGSGILSIAAVKLGAADVTARDLDPAVIPEIEENCRLNDLPVGKVRVETGDLLRGFVSSVDCLLANIVLEPLLEMLPSVCSLLREKGVALFSGLVVREREQFLAALDRAGLVPLQELEKGDWWGVAAAPSTRNESANA; encoded by the coding sequence ATGTCGATGACGGGCGGAGACGGTTTCTGGTGGTACGTGATCCTCGAGGGAAAAGACGGGGATGAGGATGTTCTCGCCTCTCTGGCGGAACTCTCCGGCAGCATCGGCGCGGAACAGCAGCAGGGAGCGGAGCGGATTCGACTCCGGGCTTATTTCCGGAATTCCCACGATCTCGGATTCTGGCTCGGGCGCTTGGGAGAGGCCCTTGAGCCGTGGCCGAACATTTCCATCGTCGATATGGGAAAAATCGAAAATCGACAGTGGCACACCGCATGGAAGGACGCCTTTCCGCCTCTCGACGTGGGGCGCAGCTTCGTCGTTCTCGCCCCGTGGCACCGCGGCAAGGAACCCGTGGGCCGGATTCCTCTGTACATCTATCCCGGGAGTGCTTTCGGAACAGGCTACCACGAGAGTACCCAGATCATGCTGGAACTTTTGGAGTCCCATGCATTTCCAGGCATGACCGCCGTGGATATCGGCTCCGGATCGGGCATTCTCTCCATTGCAGCGGTCAAACTCGGTGCAGCGGACGTGACGGCCAGAGATCTTGACCCCGCGGTGATTCCGGAGATCGAGGAGAATTGCCGCCTCAACGATCTTCCCGTCGGAAAGGTTCGGGTGGAAACGGGAGATCTGCTTCGTGGATTTGTCTCTTCCGTGGATTGCCTGCTGGCGAACATCGTGCTCGAACCTCTTCTGGAGATGCTCCCATCCGTGTGTTCTCTTCTACGGGAAAAGGGGGTCGCCCTGTTTTCCGGTCTTGTGGTGCGGGAACGGGAACAGTTCCTCGCCGCGCTCGATCGGGCCGGGCTCGTTCCCCTGCAGGAACTTGAGAAAGGAGACTGGTGGGGTGTCGCTGCCGCGCCTTCGACTCGAAACGAGTCTGCGAACGCCTGA
- a CDS encoding nucleotide exchange factor GrpE, whose translation MFTDAKMRDEALLRECRSPGEERGEGKLREGTDVHGRRGGGPTRAELAACVAGLQEEMEVLRRRLDEAEALAESRKKLLEEMEKELAEKNEESARFRADFHNFRQRTERDAARLRELAAERAVTLLIPVLDNLDRAIAAAQADDPLLKGVSMVRKQFFGALQELGVSAITCDGAFDPAVHEAVALVPVQDPARDGQIVQELQKGYLLGGKVLRAAQVHVGRFQADSDSEEE comes from the coding sequence ATGTTTACTGACGCGAAAATGCGCGACGAAGCTCTTCTTCGGGAATGTCGTTCTCCCGGGGAAGAGCGGGGGGAAGGAAAGCTCAGAGAAGGAACGGACGTCCATGGAAGACGGGGTGGCGGCCCCACCAGGGCGGAGCTGGCTGCCTGTGTGGCTGGGCTTCAGGAAGAAATGGAGGTGTTGCGGCGACGTCTCGATGAGGCGGAGGCCCTTGCGGAATCACGCAAGAAGCTCCTGGAGGAGATGGAAAAGGAGCTTGCCGAAAAAAATGAGGAAAGTGCCCGTTTCCGCGCCGATTTTCACAATTTCAGGCAACGGACGGAGCGCGATGCGGCACGTCTTCGGGAACTCGCGGCGGAGCGTGCGGTGACGCTTCTCATCCCGGTGCTCGATAATCTTGACAGGGCGATTGCCGCCGCTCAGGCGGACGACCCCCTTCTGAAGGGCGTTTCCATGGTGCGGAAGCAGTTTTTCGGCGCTCTCCAGGAATTGGGAGTGAGTGCCATCACCTGCGACGGTGCATTCGATCCCGCCGTGCACGAAGCGGTCGCGCTCGTCCCCGTGCAGGATCCCGCGAGGGATGGACAGATTGTGCAGGAACTCCAGAAGGGATATCTTCTCGGCGGAAAAGTCCTGCGGGCCGCGCAGGTCCACGTGGGGCGCTTCCAGGCGGATTCCGATTCGGAGGAAGAGTGA
- the dnaK gene encoding molecular chaperone DnaK: MAKVVGIDLGTTNSCIAVKEGDAITVIANAEGMRTTPSVVAFTKEGERLVGQLAKRQAIVNPERTVISIKRKMGTDYKVRIDDKYYTPQEISSMILQKMKRDAEEYLGEPVTKAVITVPAYFTDAQRQATKDAGAIAGLEVLRIINEPTAAALAYGANKEGEHKLLVFDLGGGTFDVSVLDVGEGVFEVLATSGDNLLGGDDWDMKIVDWMVEEFRKSDGIDLRKDKMAMQRLREAAEKAKIELSSMPETSISLPFITADQNGPKHLELTLTRARFEEMTAGLLERVVEPTRRALSDAGLTAQEIDKVLLVGGATRMPMVQKKIRELLGKEPTKGINPDECVAVGAAIQAAILAGEHKDIVLVDVTPLSLGLETLGGVFTKIIERNTAIPVSKSQIFTTAGDNQTQVEVHVLQGERAMAADNVSLGRFFLDGIPPAPRGVPQIEVTFNIDVNGILNVTAKDKATGKSQHITIQSSRLSEEEIERMKNEAESNEDADRKKKELAEARNEADSTVYNTEKLLRDLGDKVTPEEKGKIQTGLEALKNAASGSDPEAIRKALSALTAEVHPLAQRLYAQESPQGDAAKAAPGQGASESQGDTVDAEFSDKGEA, encoded by the coding sequence ATGGCAAAGGTTGTAGGAATAGACCTGGGAACCACGAACAGCTGTATCGCAGTTAAGGAAGGCGATGCCATAACGGTGATCGCCAATGCGGAGGGCATGCGTACCACTCCTTCCGTCGTGGCGTTCACAAAAGAAGGGGAACGGCTTGTTGGGCAACTCGCCAAGCGGCAGGCCATCGTCAACCCCGAGCGCACGGTGATCTCCATCAAGCGGAAAATGGGTACCGATTACAAAGTGCGCATTGATGACAAGTACTACACGCCGCAGGAGATTTCCTCCATGATTCTCCAGAAAATGAAGCGCGATGCCGAGGAGTATCTGGGCGAGCCCGTCACGAAGGCGGTCATCACTGTTCCCGCCTATTTCACGGACGCCCAGCGCCAGGCGACAAAGGACGCCGGCGCCATCGCCGGGCTCGAAGTGCTCCGCATCATCAACGAACCCACGGCGGCGGCCCTTGCCTATGGTGCGAACAAGGAAGGGGAGCACAAGCTCCTGGTCTTCGATCTCGGCGGCGGTACCTTCGACGTGTCCGTCCTCGATGTAGGAGAAGGAGTCTTCGAAGTCCTCGCCACATCGGGGGACAACCTCCTCGGCGGCGATGACTGGGACATGAAGATCGTGGACTGGATGGTGGAGGAGTTCCGCAAGAGTGACGGCATCGATCTCCGCAAGGACAAGATGGCCATGCAACGCCTTCGGGAGGCTGCGGAAAAAGCGAAGATAGAGCTGTCCTCCATGCCCGAGACCTCGATTTCTCTCCCGTTCATTACGGCGGATCAGAACGGTCCCAAGCACCTGGAACTGACGCTCACTCGGGCCCGTTTCGAGGAGATGACCGCGGGTCTTCTGGAGCGTGTCGTGGAGCCTACCCGCAGAGCGCTCTCCGATGCCGGGCTCACTGCACAGGAGATCGACAAGGTGCTCCTCGTGGGAGGTGCCACGCGCATGCCCATGGTGCAGAAAAAGATTCGGGAACTTCTCGGCAAGGAGCCTACGAAGGGAATCAACCCCGACGAGTGCGTCGCCGTGGGCGCCGCGATTCAGGCGGCGATTTTGGCGGGAGAGCACAAGGACATCGTTCTCGTGGATGTGACGCCTCTCTCGCTTGGTCTCGAGACATTGGGCGGGGTCTTCACGAAGATCATCGAACGAAACACGGCCATTCCGGTCTCCAAGAGCCAGATCTTCACCACCGCCGGGGACAACCAGACGCAGGTGGAGGTGCATGTCCTGCAGGGCGAGCGCGCCATGGCCGCGGACAACGTGAGTCTCGGGCGTTTCTTCCTCGACGGAATTCCCCCTGCACCAAGGGGAGTTCCTCAAATTGAGGTGACTTTCAACATCGACGTGAACGGCATCCTCAACGTCACTGCCAAGGACAAGGCCACGGGTAAAAGTCAGCACATCACCATCCAGTCCTCTCGGCTCTCCGAGGAAGAGATCGAGCGGATGAAGAACGAGGCGGAGAGCAACGAGGACGCGGACAGGAAAAAGAAGGAACTTGCCGAAGCCAGGAACGAGGCGGACAGCACCGTGTACAACACGGAGAAGCTCCTCCGCGATCTGGGCGATAAGGTCACGCCCGAGGAGAAAGGCAAAATACAAACCGGCCTGGAGGCACTCAAGAATGCCGCTTCGGGAAGCGATCCCGAGGCGATCCGGAAGGCGCTGAGTGCACTCACTGCGGAGGTGCACCCTCTGGCGCAGCGGCTGTATGCTCAGGAATCTCCTCAGGGCGATGCGGCGAAGGCGGCGCCGGGACAGGGTGCCTCCGAGTCTCAGGGGGATACGGTGGACGCGGAGTTCTCGGACAAGGGCGAGGCGTAG